A single genomic interval of Vibrio maritimus harbors:
- a CDS encoding 3'-5' exonuclease produces the protein MVGILKQVMNQFHVYNHYLKEREKYLGDNSVPKEVLSILSESAPDMDTDSSALQYLVVDFETTGIDAKGNSILSMGWVEVSNLTINVHTARQLFIETPDKVKAETAIINHIVPEMLQNGVSLDSAMWQLFEAAKNKVLIAHGAMIESEFVNEYLHEKYGINGLPVMWLDTLAMEKAMAVAVNKEADIDVRLSETRERYGLPEYNGHEALIDAIATAELFLAQSNRLYNKGHPSIGKLYRLSQ, from the coding sequence ATGGTAGGCATACTCAAACAGGTGATGAACCAGTTTCACGTGTACAACCATTACCTAAAAGAGCGTGAGAAATATCTTGGCGATAACTCAGTGCCTAAAGAAGTGTTGTCGATTCTGAGTGAGTCTGCGCCGGATATGGATACGGACTCTAGCGCGTTGCAGTATCTAGTGGTCGATTTTGAAACCACGGGCATCGACGCCAAAGGTAACAGCATTCTAAGTATGGGGTGGGTTGAAGTGAGTAACTTGACCATCAATGTTCACACTGCCAGACAGCTGTTTATCGAAACACCAGATAAAGTCAAAGCAGAGACCGCTATCATCAACCATATTGTGCCAGAGATGCTGCAAAATGGCGTTTCACTGGACAGCGCAATGTGGCAGCTGTTTGAAGCGGCGAAAAACAAGGTATTGATTGCGCATGGTGCCATGATTGAATCTGAGTTCGTGAATGAATATCTGCACGAAAAGTATGGCATCAATGGTTTACCTGTGATGTGGCTAGACACTTTAGCCATGGAGAAAGCAATGGCGGTCGCGGTGAATAAAGAAGCGGATATTGATGTTCGATTGTCGGAAACTCGAGAGCGATATGGACTGCCTGAGTACAACGGTCATGAGGCATTAATAGATGCTATCGCAACTGCGGAGCTTTTCTTAGCGCAATCCAACCGACTGTATAACAAAGGGCACCCTAGCATAGGCAAACTCTATCGCTTGAGCCAGTAA
- a CDS encoding polysaccharide lyase 6 family protein — MKKNLVALMIAAATMAGCSSTGSSEVTSAAERGLDTETLLATNTKPFIAASEIPQGDAEGLKSQLLNLKDGDELIIPVGQYENLGQFDITASNVTIKAEEAGKAWLTGLVQINLRGNNIKLEGVVFTDGGPAERMGGIIFRGNDNQLVNSTFYYFNDRYAYEPDDRRSEYPKTLWIAMYGKNNQLVNNTFEGKHKRGTLIGVQKAKGDETADHHLIKGNLFYNQKHNQYNEFDIAEAKRYNSNSWEAIRLGDSKSSIYPSETTIEGNLFLQSDGETELISLKSAGNVVRNNTLIDNASMISLRHGVNNTVENNVILGNGKRFSGGIRLYDAGHVIRNNYIERVMGTGDVRGGIAINTGITDVANGETLSQDVKGKELNKQATPYNVTIENNSIIDSRQNFLYSDKRHRVSLYDNSKVTTVFAGTDVTFRNNISYAGVSNSLALKGNDSIAALVNPTYDNDIYFGPVTGTELPWEGVLYRDPKFAPAENGLLEATNFEGGARNLTVLTMNDTGASYRITK; from the coding sequence ATGAAAAAGAATCTTGTGGCATTGATGATAGCAGCGGCAACTATGGCTGGATGTAGCTCGACTGGGTCAAGTGAAGTGACTTCTGCTGCAGAGCGTGGTTTAGATACCGAAACGCTACTTGCAACCAATACCAAACCTTTTATTGCAGCCAGCGAGATCCCACAAGGTGATGCAGAAGGCTTAAAGAGTCAGCTACTCAATCTGAAAGATGGCGATGAACTGATCATCCCTGTTGGACAATATGAGAACCTTGGCCAGTTCGATATCACTGCCAGTAACGTGACGATTAAAGCCGAAGAAGCGGGTAAAGCCTGGCTAACAGGTTTGGTTCAAATCAATCTACGTGGCAACAATATCAAGTTGGAAGGTGTAGTCTTTACCGATGGTGGCCCGGCAGAGCGTATGGGTGGCATTATCTTCCGTGGTAATGACAACCAATTGGTGAACTCAACGTTCTACTACTTCAATGACCGCTATGCGTATGAGCCAGACGATCGACGTTCTGAGTATCCAAAAACACTTTGGATTGCTATGTATGGTAAGAACAACCAGCTTGTGAACAACACGTTTGAAGGCAAACACAAGCGTGGCACCTTGATTGGTGTACAGAAAGCTAAAGGCGATGAAACCGCCGATCACCACTTGATCAAGGGCAATCTGTTCTATAACCAGAAACATAACCAATATAACGAGTTCGATATAGCAGAAGCGAAACGCTATAACTCAAATAGTTGGGAAGCAATTCGTCTGGGTGATTCAAAGAGTTCAATTTACCCATCAGAGACGACCATTGAAGGTAATCTATTCTTGCAGAGTGATGGTGAGACAGAGCTAATTTCACTTAAGTCAGCGGGCAACGTGGTACGTAACAATACACTTATTGATAACGCATCCATGATCTCTTTGCGTCACGGTGTAAATAACACGGTTGAGAACAACGTTATCCTTGGTAACGGCAAGCGCTTCAGCGGTGGTATTCGTCTCTACGATGCTGGTCACGTGATTCGTAACAACTACATCGAGCGCGTAATGGGTACCGGTGATGTGCGTGGTGGCATTGCGATCAACACAGGTATTACAGATGTTGCTAACGGCGAGACATTGTCGCAAGACGTCAAGGGCAAAGAGCTCAATAAACAAGCGACGCCATACAATGTGACGATTGAAAATAACTCAATCATCGATTCGCGTCAGAACTTCCTTTACTCAGATAAGCGTCACCGCGTGAGCCTTTACGATAACTCAAAAGTGACTACGGTTTTTGCCGGCACAGACGTGACCTTTAGAAACAACATCTCTTACGCAGGCGTATCAAATAGCCTTGCGCTGAAAGGTAACGACTCTATTGCCGCGCTTGTGAATCCAACTTACGACAATGACATCTACTTTGGTCCAGTGACAGGTACTGAACTTCCATGGGAAGGTGTGTTGTATCGCGACCCTAAGTTTGCCCCAGCAGAGAATGGCTTGCTAGAAGCAACCAACTTTGAAGGCGGTGCTCGTAACCTGACTGTACTCACCATGAATGACACTGGTGCTAGCTACCGTATCACCAAATAA
- a CDS encoding oligogalacturonate-specific porin KdgM family protein, with the protein MSTLNKVTVALVSVFATAAVTAASLDLRQEYKHDDGSYASRVKIGSSVGNHYFGVEAKQKGKPFSDLEAGDNEFEYGYNFNLDEHWRIQTSMPITFGGGQTTYKPQVRVQYKFDSGLTAKMRYRHEFRNYAGDRTATGRDGDEHGSLNRSKLTANLDYNWNNWQFGAEANYAEDVFNKDWRMGTNERYEWDYNFKIGYKESDWAWRPYVEFGNVQCTSSDVCDSGRQLRSRVGVTYSF; encoded by the coding sequence ATGAGCACTCTAAACAAAGTAACAGTGGCATTAGTTTCTGTGTTCGCAACGGCAGCAGTAACCGCTGCTTCTCTCGACTTACGTCAAGAATATAAGCATGACGATGGTAGCTACGCTAGCCGCGTTAAAATCGGTTCAAGCGTTGGTAACCACTACTTCGGCGTTGAAGCTAAGCAAAAAGGCAAGCCTTTCTCTGACCTAGAGGCTGGAGACAACGAATTCGAGTACGGCTATAACTTTAACCTAGACGAACATTGGCGCATCCAAACTTCTATGCCTATCACTTTCGGTGGCGGTCAAACCACTTATAAGCCTCAAGTTCGTGTTCAATACAAATTCGATAGCGGTCTAACGGCTAAAATGCGCTACCGCCACGAGTTCCGCAACTACGCTGGCGATAGAACAGCGACAGGCCGTGATGGCGATGAGCACGGTTCACTAAACCGCAGCAAACTAACGGCTAACCTAGATTACAACTGGAACAACTGGCAGTTTGGCGCTGAAGCAAACTATGCAGAAGATGTGTTCAACAAAGACTGGCGCATGGGTACCAACGAGCGCTACGAGTGGGATTACAACTTCAAGATTGGCTACAAAGAGTCTGATTGGGCGTGGAGACCATATGTTGAGTTTGGTAACGTTCAATGTACTAGTAGCGATGTATGTGACTCAGGTCGTCAGCTACGTAGCCGTGTCGGTGTAACGTACAGCTTCTAA